In the Ilumatobacteraceae bacterium genome, one interval contains:
- a CDS encoding response regulator transcription factor: MTDEPRPIAVFSAAVTPDVARVLDLAGYSWKGIGSLDEASDIEPSDGWAGAIIDCTESTESAWAFARSLRKDDTSGSIMVLIGGAQLGELELRDELFDDFCLTPFHPAEFETRVRHLMWTNAGVAEARSDLVEYGELLLNLETYQATIAKRPLDLTYMEYELLKFLAQNPGKVFTREILLSRVWGYEYYGGARTVDVHIRRLRAKLGEEYANLIATVRSVGYRFGQSRWGS, translated from the coding sequence GTGACCGACGAACCGCGCCCGATCGCCGTGTTCTCGGCGGCGGTGACCCCCGATGTCGCTCGGGTGCTCGATCTGGCCGGCTACTCGTGGAAGGGCATCGGGTCGCTCGACGAGGCGTCCGACATCGAGCCCTCCGACGGCTGGGCCGGGGCGATCATCGATTGCACCGAGTCGACCGAGAGTGCGTGGGCGTTCGCTCGCAGCCTCCGCAAAGACGACACGTCCGGCAGCATCATGGTGCTGATCGGCGGCGCACAGCTGGGCGAGCTCGAGTTGCGCGACGAACTGTTCGACGACTTCTGTCTCACGCCGTTCCATCCGGCCGAGTTCGAGACCCGGGTCCGACACCTGATGTGGACGAATGCCGGTGTCGCAGAGGCTCGCAGCGACCTGGTCGAGTATGGCGAACTCCTGCTCAACCTCGAGACCTACCAGGCGACGATCGCGAAGCGACCGCTCGATCTGACCTACATGGAGTACGAGCTGCTGAAGTTCCTCGCGCAGAACCCCGGCAAGGTGTTCACCCGTGAGATCCTGCTCTCCCGAGTCTGGGGGTACGAGTACTACGGCGGCGCCCGCACCGTCGATGTCCACATCCGGCGCCTCCGCGCCAAGCTCGGCGAGGAGTACGCCAATCTCATCGCGACGGTCCGATCGGTCGGCT